In Coffea eugenioides isolate CCC68of chromosome 4, Ceug_1.0, whole genome shotgun sequence, the genomic stretch ACATACTCACTTTACTtaaactaaaacaaaatcaCAATTAACTTGGATACTATCGTTAATTAACTTGGATAATtaaactaaaacaaaatcataatCATCTCTGCAAACTCTATCCACCAGGGTTGGTGTTTATTGGTTACTGTCGTTTAcagagaaaacaaaagaggttGGTAGATACAAAGAAACCAAAATGACAAATGGATATTAACTTGGATACAAATTTTACCGAGGGTATTGACTGCATTCGATGTATTTGTGTGAATTTATTATCGGTATACAAAACTAATTGGCATAATTGAGGAAGTTAAATATATGTGAGGCCAAATTTGGTGCATGAATTATCCAAATGAATGAGACTAATTGGTATGcagcatgaatttttttttttttcaaattatagGCATTTGAACCTAAGTAAGATAAGAATTtggattaattttatatacattatTCTTATATACATTATCACCGTACATGACAAATGTTCAAAacttaaatttgaaatttaaattttgctcATATATCATACATCCAACCATCATAATAGTGTATGTActgttaatatatataaaatttattttaaaatatgagAATGTATATACtgttagtgtatataagatttactttaAGAATTTATCTAATAGTAATTTGATTAAAGCTGTGTGTGCGTGTATCTCTCTCtttgtatatatgtgtatatataaatAGACCGATTCACTAATATATAGAAATTTTATGTAGGTTTTTTGATTgtaactaattttttttaaaaatttattatattaatattaatattattattattattattgttcaTTGGGCTCAAGCATAGAAGAACTAACACAGAACGTTGTCGTTTTTTGAAGTCAATTGGATtaagtaaaattaaataaactcCGGCCGCCACTTCCTCCGTCACTCGACCTATAGTCCTCCCGCCTCTCTGGGAAGACGTCGGCGACGATGAAGTTCCGGTACGCCATGGTATGCTCGTCGAATCAGAACCGGAGCATGGAGGCTCACTCGCTCTTCAAGAGAGAGGGCTTCGACGTCTCCTCTTACGGAACTGGTCAACACGTTAAGCTCCCCGGTCCTTCCCTCAGAGAACCCAATGTCTACGACTTCGGCACCCCTTACAAACACATGTTTGATGATCTCCGACGCAAAGACCCCGAATTGTCCGTATCTCTCCTGTTCCTTTTTTTAATTACTCCCCCCCACCTTTTAGctgtaaatatatatatatatttatatattgtatttTCCCCACCTATACAGCTCATTTTTCCGATAATTCGTTCTAATTGAGCTTAGTGATGCTAAGCTTTAGTTGTTTGATGTTTGCCAATTTATTCTGTATTAccagaaagaaaagtaaaagtaaaaattaattaatttggtTTTATCAGGAGCCAGGGCTTTAATTTTTACTGTCTCCTACAATTGGGGTAGGTATAGGGCTTTAATTAGAGTGGAGTGGTCGTCTTTACATGAATTTATGGTGTTAGTGTGTACTTTGCTAGCATGAATTTGTGTGTTCTATGAGGTAATTGTGGCTGATAATTGTCGAGGCCGTTGGTACATTATGATTTTTgttgctttatttatttaagtagGGAAGTCTGTTGAACATTTTAGAAAATTGGTTATGCTATCTCTTGGGTTTTTTGTTGGctttttttggataaatgaGTGATGGAATTTTTAGTCTTGACTCTTGAGCCACAGTTTTTATGGGTTTGTTAAATTGACTTTAATTGGGTAATGTGAACGTTCTATATAATTTTGAATCGAATGTTGAGGACTAATGGATGTTTTCCAGGTATAAGCGAAATGGGATATTGCCAATGCTTAAGAGGAACTTGGCTGTAAAATCAGCGCCTCAGAGATGGCAAGAGAATGCAGCTGATGGCTCCTTTGATGTAGTGCTTACGTTTGAGGAAAAAGTTTTTGACATGGTTATTGAAGGTTGGTTTGCTTAATATTATGAGAGTCCCTTACATGTAACATAATATGTTAATCTGTTGTTAAATCTATTaagtttttgaaattgattgaTCTGTGGAATTACTGCCCTGTTATCTAGGATGGTAAGTATTTAAATGTGTTGAAGAATCTTGATACCTAGCAAAGTTCAATGAAATAACAATTTGGTTGGCTGCTTATAGCTGGATTGGAAGCACACGAGTTTTGACTTGTGGTCTAAACTGCATTAAATAACAAGTACTTAACAgacaaaattggtacaataatCCCCAGAAAGCATATACCTTTGATAATTTGACATTTAGGAGTTGTTCTAGATATGTTTAGCTTTTTGGTTACATTGTCATACTTATTCTGCCATTATATGGGAGTTGTTTGAATGTACCATAAGGCGCTTGCATAGAACTTTGTTTCATCATTGCTAAACTTTGCATTTGTTTGCTGATTTGCTTCTTATTTCCTAGTGTTTTTCTTTCATTATATTTCAGATCTTCACAACCGAAATCATGTTCTCATGAAGCCTGTGTTGGTAATCAACTTGGAGGTAAAAGACAATCATGAGGAAGCAGCCATTGGAGCAAGGCTTGCTTTGCTTTTGTGCCAGGAAGTAAGCTTCTGTTCTACTCGTCTGGTACTTCTGATTAtatattcattttttctttatttccaTGTCAGTTCTGGGAACTGTTGATTTTTTGTATTTGTGGCCCATTCTGTCAGTCTCTTGCAACTCACATGTTAAGCTATTGCATTCTTTTTACCCTTTTTCCCTGTAATGTTGTCCAAAACTAACTGTTTTTCCCTGAGCTGCATGTGCATATGAGTTGCTCTTTAGGAAACATGAAGCTATGGCCATATCACTTTCCTTTTCGACACTGCATGGGTGAGAATCCATTGAGTGTGACGCCATGTTAGAACAAAAAATGTGCATTTTGCTGCAGATTTGAACTTATTGCCAAAAAAAAGTCATtaacttgtttggattgcaatttaggaatttctggattcatgtcttctttatttGCGATTTAATCATTCCAATGTGTGGCAAAAGAGTATTTTGATGGTGACCTTTTTGAAGTTTTTAGGAGTCTTTTGGGCTTTCTGTGCATGTAATTTTGGTgtcttatttttcatgttcgtaTTTTTGATGCTCTTGTGTAAAACTCGTAGCTGTTAATCCCAGATGAAGCTCCAAATACATGCAATAGCATGGAAAAGCGGGTTGTTTGTTCATGCTATGTCTATATGATTCCCAATTATGCATCACTCGTTTCATTGAACTTTCGCTTCCTTTTTATATGTGCTTCTCTGTGCAGCTTGAATCTTTTGAGGCTTGGGAGGAATCAATCAATATGTGCTTGCTCACGCTATAGTTATATGAAATCCCGATCATGCATTACTCTTTCAGGTCCCACTGAATTGTTGTATACTACTTCTCTGTGCAGCTTGAATCCACTGAGGCTTGGGAGGAATCAATTGATGATCTTATCACTAACTTTGAGAGACAACATCGAAGGAAGCTTTTATACAGTGTTTCCTATtattaattttgacccctaattATTGGAGGAGGAATTTTTTTGTAGATTGACCTGAAGTTGAAATTTGTTGATATGCCAATGATTGATGGCCTTACTCAAGAGTTGTTTTGGTTGTCATAGCTCTGGATACAATAGGAAGCTCCCCTTTCTCCACTCCCCACTCTTGTCTCTTTGGATTCTTATCTGCTACTTATGGCGTTGTACCATTTTTAAGTGTACTTGTTTTTTTCCATCTATTTGCTTTCTCCCAAAAGCGAGGTTCAGTATTCGGTTGCCCATTGTAAGTTGTGACTAACTAATTTCTTGATTGAATACATAGGGGGTGTTGCAAGTTGCATCCGGATATAAAATTTCTTACCTTTTATtaatagccaaaaaaaaaactaatatgtACAATTGACCTCCAATTTCGGGTAGCCTTTGAAAATGGTTCGACAAAATAGTCAAATTATATGTAATACAAGAGCAATTAAGGCCCTGTTTGGAAGTCAGGTTTTAGTACTTGAAAAAAAACTGGCTGTGGCCGAGTTTTTTTTATGGAATGTAGGTGTTTTTGCTTGGCATGTTTGCACAGGCAAAATTCGCAAATACAATAACCTGATATAATTGTACAGAAAATatatcaaaaaataattttaaaaaaaatgtgtttttgGTGCACGAAACATATCTATCcagaaaaaatataaaataaaatgtaGTTGCTCCATTCCATATACTTGCAAATTGCGACACCCGAAATCGCTGGCCCAGAAGCACGACTCAAATAGCGATAGGCAAAGTCGCTGCCCGATGAGCACGACTCTTTGGTGTCAGCTGATTTAAGAGCCTCACTTCCAGTTGCGCGTTGATTCAAATCTCCGGAAATGGGCGAAGACGAAGCCATTGCCAAGTTTTCTGAGGATCAAAACGACGACGGAGTAAGCGAATCGAAGGCCGTTCCAGTAGAAGATAAAGAAAGCATAAACGACAAAAATGTGGAGAAGTTTCTGGACTCCATGGATGACTATTTAATCCTCGTCGATTCCTTGTCCTCCATTCTTCGCCAGGTAAAACATCAGCTtcactaattttatttttgcgaATATGTAAATTGTGATTATAGTCGATAAGTTCACAAGATATCAGTGGATAAGCCGCTGAATAATCGCCGTTCCTTCTGAGAGCAAAATTTTAGCAGGATTAAGACGGTAATTTTATTTTAGGAGATCGATGCATTGAAGCAATCTTTAATTTGGtaatttgaatttgatattTAGTCATGCAAGAATAATTTGGTGATTTGACTTTAGATAATCACTTCGAATAGTAGCTTCTgaagtttgaaattttttttttaatctttttttggGGGTAAAATTGAGTTTGAAGGATGGTTTT encodes the following:
- the LOC113768238 gene encoding RNA polymerase II subunit A C-terminal domain phosphatase SSU72 isoform X1 gives rise to the protein MKFRYAMVCSSNQNRSMEAHSLFKREGFDVSSYGTGQHVKLPGPSLREPNVYDFGTPYKHMFDDLRRKDPELYKRNGILPMLKRNLAVKSAPQRWQENAADGSFDVVLTFEEKVFDMVIEDLHNRNHVLMKPVLVINLEVKDNHEEAAIGARLALLLCQELESTEAWEESIDDLITNFERQHRRKLLYSVSYY
- the LOC113768238 gene encoding RNA polymerase II subunit A C-terminal domain phosphatase SSU72 isoform X2, which encodes MKFRYAMVCSSNQNRSMEAHSLFKREGFDVSSYGTGQHVKLPGPSLREPNVYDFGTPYKHMFDDLRRKDPELYKRNGILPMLKRNLAVKSAPQRWQENAADGSFDVVLTFEEKVFDMVIEDLHNRNHVLMKPVLVINLEVKDNHEEAAIGARLALLLCQELESFEAWEESINMCLLTL